Proteins from one Actinomycetes bacterium genomic window:
- a CDS encoding tyrosine-type recombinase/integrase, producing MSPLGQALADYLRVRRALGFKLDQAERLLAQFVAYLHAHDAEVPTIEDALAWAMSPTDATPRWWAHRLSTVRGFAVHLHALDPRVEVPPPGLLRCGPRRAIPYLYSAADIGALVDAAAMLPRPLGAATYRTLIGLLAATGMRVGEAIRLDRDDLDADHDGLLRVRDSKFGKSRLVPLHPSTVAALRDYLHVRDRLLPAPASPALLISTAGTRLGYNNVWRTVHRLVRQAGITARSASCRPRIHDLRHSFAVATMLDWYAGGADVQALLPRLSTYLGHADPTHTSWYLQAAPELLTLAAHRLDTHLAAQAGRP from the coding sequence GTGAGCCCGCTCGGCCAGGCGCTGGCCGACTATCTGCGCGTCCGCCGTGCGCTGGGGTTCAAGCTCGACCAGGCGGAGCGGCTGCTGGCCCAGTTCGTCGCCTACCTGCACGCCCACGACGCCGAGGTGCCCACCATCGAGGACGCGCTGGCTTGGGCGATGTCGCCGACCGATGCCACGCCGCGCTGGTGGGCGCACCGGCTGTCGACGGTGCGTGGGTTCGCCGTGCACCTGCACGCCCTCGACCCGCGCGTGGAGGTCCCGCCACCGGGGCTGCTGCGGTGCGGGCCACGCCGGGCAATCCCCTACCTGTACTCCGCCGCCGACATCGGCGCGCTCGTCGATGCCGCCGCCATGTTGCCCCGCCCGCTCGGCGCGGCGACCTACCGGACCCTGATCGGCCTGCTGGCCGCCACCGGGATGCGCGTCGGCGAGGCGATCCGGCTCGACCGCGACGACCTCGACGCCGACCACGACGGGCTGCTGCGGGTGCGCGACAGCAAGTTCGGCAAGTCCCGCCTGGTCCCGCTGCACCCCAGCACCGTGGCCGCGCTGCGGGACTACCTGCACGTGCGCGACCGGCTGCTTCCGGCGCCGGCCAGCCCGGCGTTGCTCATCTCCACCGCGGGCACCCGGCTCGGCTACAACAACGTCTGGCGCACCGTCCACCGGCTGGTCCGCCAGGCCGGCATCACCGCCCGGTCGGCGTCCTGCCGGCCCAGGATCCACGACCTGCGCCACAGCTTCGCGGTGGCCACCATGCTGGACTGGTACGCCGGCGGCGCCGACGTGCAGGCGCTGCTGCCCAGGCTGTCGACCTACCTGGGCCACGCCGACCCCACCCACACCTCCTGGTACCTGCAGGCCGCGCCGGAGCTGCTCACACTGGCCGCGCACCGCCTCGACACCCACCTGGCAGCCCAGGCAGGCCGGCCATGA